A window of Rufibacter sp. LB8 contains these coding sequences:
- a CDS encoding metallophosphoesterase family protein gives MARYALTDIHGCLKTFKTMLQDVLRLQPTDHLYLLGDYINKGPDSKGVLEYIFELQRNGFQLTCLRGNHDQLLLDAVSKGEQAVWLSGEDKAKTLENFGVTSFAEIPELYRTFVQNLPLLVVLEDYVLVHAGLNFSRPNLLATDNHTLMNTKRQQPTAAKMGHRLLVHGHLPVPQKTIERLCHKPKGAINLDAGCVYYKNEEFGKLCALNLDTRELHWLPNQDAPYAIKVKD, from the coding sequence ATGGCCCGTTACGCCCTCACCGACATCCATGGCTGCCTGAAAACCTTTAAAACCATGTTGCAAGATGTGCTGCGCCTGCAACCCACAGACCATCTCTATTTATTAGGCGACTACATCAACAAAGGCCCAGACAGCAAAGGCGTGCTGGAGTATATCTTTGAACTGCAACGTAACGGTTTCCAACTCACCTGCCTGCGCGGCAACCATGACCAACTGCTGCTAGACGCTGTTTCTAAAGGAGAGCAGGCCGTCTGGCTTTCCGGCGAGGACAAAGCCAAAACCCTGGAGAACTTCGGGGTTACCTCTTTTGCTGAAATTCCGGAGTTGTACCGCACGTTTGTGCAGAACCTACCTTTGCTGGTGGTGTTGGAGGATTATGTACTGGTACACGCCGGGCTTAATTTCTCCCGCCCCAACCTGCTCGCCACCGACAACCACACTTTAATGAACACCAAGCGCCAGCAGCCTACCGCCGCCAAAATGGGCCATAGATTATTGGTGCACGGCCATTTGCCGGTTCCGCAGAAAACCATTGAACGCCTATGCCACAAACCCAAAGGCGCCATCAACCTAGATGCCGGCTGCGTGTACTACAAGAATGAAGAATTCGGCAAACTGTGCGCTTTGAACCTAGATACCAGAGAACTGCACTGGCTGCCCAACCAAGATGCGCCGTATGCCATTAAAGTGAAAGATTGA